The following are from one region of the Scyliorhinus canicula chromosome 26, sScyCan1.1, whole genome shotgun sequence genome:
- the LOC119957548 gene encoding profilin-2-like: protein MLGWEEYVRSLLADGLCQDAAVFACSCPRLLAAKQEGLFEQMSPREIKTIMSGDRKTFFVKGLTIGGLKCFVIRDNFHLDGDHTMDIRTKRWDSNHPCHSIAIAKSNKVFIMIMGKRGVHGGTLNKKAFQMANYIRKSGC, encoded by the coding sequence ATGCTGGGCTGGGAAGAGTACGTGAGGAGCTTACTCGCTGATGGACTGTGCCAGGATGCAGCAGTGTTTGCGTGCTCCTGCCCCAGGCTGCTGGCTGCCAAGCAGGAAGGGCTGTTTGAGCAAATGAGCCCGCGGGAAATCAAAACCATCATGAGCGGCGACCGGAAGACCTTCTTTGTCAAGGGCCTCACCATCGGCGGCTTGAAGTGCTTTGTCATCAGGGATAACTTCCACTTGGATGGGGACCATACCATGGACATCAGGACGAAAAGATGGGACAGCAACCATCCTTGTCACAGCATCGCCATTGCAAAGTCCAACAAAGTCTTCATCATGATCATGGGTAAGAGAGGGGTCCATGGAGGAACCTTGAATAAAAAGGCCTTTCAGATGGCTAACTACATTAGAAAGTCCGGCTGTTAG